CATCTTTTAGAAGACTTGTGGGCACGGGACTTCCGCACTTCCCTTCATGGATGAAGTGCGCGCACCTTCCTTTTGTAGACCAACAGCGGGGTTGAACTCCtgtccttcctctcctctctccatctccttcatctccttcatctccttcatccgtCTCCTTCCAGCCTGCTTCGTTCTGGAATTCACCCTCGTCacattctatatcttcaCCTTCGTCTTTGTCTCGGCAATTGGGATTGGTCTCCATGGGCATCCCGGGTTTTGGttgaagaaaataatcaGGTGGGTATACCCGTCCAATGATCAGTGATGAACCCTGTCATCCTTCTGAGGCTGCTGGGGGGGGCGATGAAAGAGATCGCTAATCTTGTGAGGGAGGATTGGGAGCTTTCATGCAAAGCTCACTTAGTCAAGGATAACCTTTGTCCAGGCTAGCCCCATTTTCATTTGCATCTTGCAGGTATCTTGTCGCCCCAGAGCCTTGGATCCTCCCCGCTCGGCTGATTTGCCGTTGCTATGATTGTTTTCGGTGAGTCCATCCAGCCGGTCATCGTCCTGTGGGATGCAATTTTCATACAGGCTGACTAAAGTTCCTGCATCGTATAGTTCGTGCTTGCTCCCACGcagatttctctttctccccgAGACGAATTTCCTACCTGTGGCTGTACATCACGCTGGCTTAGCTGAGGGCCAAACAAAAGTATATGGCGGAGAGAAGGATTAATTGGGCAACCGATCAACATTCTGCAAATAGGATCAGTAGATGGAATAAAGTCTTCATGGGTAATTTTGTCATCCGATTTACGAATGCAGTATTCCAGCGCCAGAGTTTTAGGACTCAGCGTAGTAAAGAGGAATGGAGCGGCGGTCTTAAGCATCCGTAACGCGCTCAGGTTCCCCTACCTCTCCTATTGACCTATGAATCccggacgaggaaggaggttACTAGTCATGACAAGACTAGCACGATGTCGGCAATGCTGATACTAAGGTAACTCACTCGAGTATACACCTCATAATATGCAACAACTAGCGTTGCAACATCATCTCCCGCTTTGCCCCTGGGCCCCATTGAGCTGATTTTAtcgagaggaagaatactAGTCGAACCAGTGAATATACCTTTCAGTAATTGACTTTGTGAGCGCATAGTTAAACTGATTTAGAAACAAGATTCGGTTCGtcggccaagaaaaaaaagcgATTGTTCCTGGTGGGGCTCGAAGGCGGGAAAAAACAATTGGTTGAGGGAACTGTTTTTGTTTGCCCTGTCAGTGTTCCCACGAAGCCATCAGACCCGAGGGTCAAGGAGAATATATCCCCATACATTCTAGCATGAATATGGTTACTTCAAGCAACACCTGACAAAGAGGTGTTTCGTACCCGATGGGGATCGAACGCGTGACAAAAGTCTTTCGGTTGTCACAGCTCCGAATTAAGTCATCAGACCATAAAATATTCCTTGTACTTTTATTTGAAAATATAGTCTCCTGTTATTCTGGCTcgactactccgtactccgtacctaTCCTTCATTTTGAATGCGTGTGGTATCTTTGTCAACCTTCATTCCAACGTTCTTTCCCTACTGTAAGGAATCATGCCATCAATAATTGTCTTCCCACTGTGATACCGAGTGCGCTATTTATTACAGCTTATAGCGCTTTTGAATAAACTAGGGAGTAGTTAATCCCTTACCCAGGTGTTAATTAACAGATACTTTAGAAATCAGCTTATCCTTATGATCTGGGCATAATGGTCCTTTACCATGCGAGGGAATAATAACCAACAGCGCTCGAATAAGCGTCTCAGCAAGGAACACTCTTGATAGACACTTTGTATTCTTGATCTAAGGATGTGCTTCTCGCAATGTCTTTGCTATAAGAAAGAGTCTACTTCTCAGCATAGATCTCTCCACTACTCGCGTCGGATTGCTATTGCTGTTCATTGCTGGTAATGACATGGCAATACATAGGTCCAGTTCATGTCAATCCTCCACAGCTGAGTATGCTCCTTGATGTATCTCTCTCCGTCCAAGTCACTCATTGTGGATCCATCGATGCGTGATCTGGTGGAGCTCCTGGTTCCTGACACGGGATAGATTGCTCCGCCTAACCACTGCACGTCGCTAACTCCAGTAGGAAAGTCGTCACGTTAAATCTCTCGAATTTTGTGGCTCAAAATCAAATCAACTCAAAAATAAATCGGCGGGCCATAGTCCATCATAGGCACTCCAATGGCGGACAGGGCATGAAAATGACATGCATATAAAATTTGCACTGAAGTCTCGGCTATGACCTatcatttatttatttatattttatGGACATTGAGGATTGACACGACCTCTGTATTCCGTGTACACCTTGGCTCGGCCGGTCATTCGTTGTCTGCCAGTTACAATCCGGGCTATTTTGTTGTTTGCTCAGTCACACCAGCGCCACGCAAGCTTACTCGTCACTAACCGGACCAGTCTAGGAAGACCGATCGAGAACTTCGAAGATATTCCGAGTAACGAATATTACCcacctacggagtacacacTGCGATTAGAAGAACGATCCAACATTGAGAATGTCCCCATTGGTTCTCCCCTGGACTCAAAAGACATTGTAATAAGTTAAATAACTTGTGGCTAATCCCAAAGGGCGATGGTGTAGAAGACTAGTTGATGGGTGGCTCGTGCCACATACCAATGAAATGACAAGCCCAGCTCCACTGCGGCCGTCCGCCAAACCAGATTCTGTCGATTCGAGAACCATTGGTTGACCATTCAGGATGTAACCGTGCTGCGATTCGCCCCTTACCGTGAGGTCATCCACTCGGTTTCTGCCCCcaatttttttctttttttttttttagtagGACGTAAGGCAGACCTGGATTTGTGCTTTGGGGTTGAGGCTCGGTCGTAATGGTCCATCGACTCCAACAAAATGGCCGATAACACCTAGTTCAATGCATCGACCACTCTTGACACGCTTCATCCTCCCATTCCCATCCTCCATTCCCTTGCTTCTCACTCGTTTCAGCCTCTCACCTGTGAGAGCGCTCGTACTTCCATGATGTCCAAGAGACGGTTGTTTCGTTGGCCTGCCCCCCGAACGGTGTGTTTAGGATGTTTGGCGCTAGTCTTCACCACGCTGGTGACTATGTTCCTATACATGAGCGAGCCGTTGGATATACAACCGGGTATGTATACTTATCTCGACTCTAATCTATGTATCTCCCCATATTGAGACGGAGTTTCCCACATTCCTAATGATATCATGGCTAATGAATATCAGACCCTGAGCCCGTGAACAGTCAAGTCTTTCGCCAATTATCCGAGATCACGAACACCTACACGAATGCAAGTGCAAGTGAAGTTGGACTGGTACTAGCGGCCACACAGAAAGAGGACCTCGGCTGGCTCCTCAACTATTGCCGGGATCAGTACGACATTGTGTACCCTTCGTTAATGTGTCGCATCAATGCTAATATTTAACCTTAATTGCTCACAGTGGAACAATCCCTTTCATCTATACTACAGATACCCCGCCCGCCCCTTACCTTCTTGTCCCTGCGACAACTCGCGGTCGCGAGGCCACCGCCTATCTCTCCTACATCGTAGACTTCTACGATCAACTCCCGAAGTACACCATCTTTATCCACTCCAACGTTGACCAGTGGCACAACGACCTCTTCGGCCCACGGACCAGCTCTGTGCTTCCCCATCTCCGTCTCGAAGCCGTCGACGCCCAAGGATACGTCAATCTCCGCTGCGAGCATAACCCCGGTTGCCCAACGAGTGTCAACCCGTGGGAACCGACCCAAATTGACATCGAAAAAGACGACATCCGCGCGTTCTTCCCTCAGGTCTACGAGACGCTCTTCAACGTCGGTCCGGAGAAGGTCCCCCAGCATATCGGCAATGTCTGCTGCGGACAGTTCGCCGTAAGCCGGGAACGGATCCTGCAGCGACCGCGACACGATTACGAGCGTATGCTCAAGTGGGCGGCGGAGACGGAGTTGACGGATAGTTTTGGCGTCGGGTGGGTGTTTGAGAAGGTGTGGCATGTTGTTTTCGGCATGGAGGACATATAGTAAGTTCTTTGGGCTGCTGCCTTTTGATGATTGGGGAAGATGCTAACGGGCCGTAGTTGTCCTCGTTATGAACAGTGCCGATGCGATGCTTACGGATGGTGCGGGCCGTTGCCGTCGGGCGAAACACTGCAGGCAGTGCGAGCTCCGCGGTCCAAGGGAAAATCGACCTGAGTAGATGATGTTAATGTTGATGTATACTACCATGGATATACACTGGTTACGAGTTTAGCAGCACCTAATTGATGTCATTTCGATCAAGCCATGTTATTTGTCCGAGATTTGATCTACTTTAATCACGACAGGATGAACGTATGGTTCGGACCAGATACTAAAGGGATTGAGATATTTCATCCGTGGCTGCGGACATCCAGCATTCCACTTCGATTCTCAAACCATAACAAATCGCATcgaaaaagacaaaaggtATCATTATTATCATTGCACATAAAGGAAAGACCACTGATCACTCATGATGTATCGCCTGCTGATGTTTACCACTCACAGGCCCAGCATCCAGCTCAAACAACCCCTCCTGTTGCCTCCCGACTTCAGGCGGCGGCGCCTCATGCACGTTCTCGCTATCCAACATGGGGACCTCCGACTCAGACGGTCTCCTTCTCGGTATCGGCCGCAGAAACAACGACGGGTCATCTGAGCTTGAAACAACCCTCGAAGACCGATCGCCAGGCACCAACGCTGCAGGTACCGGTGCCGGCGGGGGCGGAGAAACAGGCTTTCTGGGAATACTACTCGCAGCCACCTCGGTATCGGACGGCGGACTCGGCGGGTCTTGACTGGACGGAGAGGTATTTGAGACAGCAGTAGGTACTTTATTCTCAGCCTTCTCGACATCGTTCCCTACCGCCCCCGCGACGCCAGCAGCAGTGAGTCCAGCGAGGACGGCATCCTTCCGTTTTTGTCTCTTCTGTCGACGGATGCAGAGCCAGACGAGGAGCACGACGAGAATAACACCGATAATAACACCAATCGCGATACCGGCCTTCGCGCCGGAGCTAAGACCCGACCCTTTCTCATTGCAAGAGTACGAGCCCTTGAAAGCTCTTTTGTCCGACACAAGCTTATCCAAACTCGAGCACTGAAACGAGCCCGAGCTCTGAATCGTCGTTTCACCGTAGACATTCTCCAGATTCCCAAGCGATATCCTATAGTGACCTACATCAGCACCAACCACAacccacaaccaacaacccaCCACAAAACAACACCCTAacaaaaaaggggaaaaggaaaaaccaACCGATCAAAATCCCCATTCAGGACCAAATTCCCATTCACTCTCTCCAAATCATCCAACCTCACCTCCTTCAACCCCTCATTCCCCTGAATCCTCAACTCACCCCCAACGCTCTGCAAATTCGACAACGAAACACTATTCAACGCGCCGTTACCGGTGATCGTGAGCGGCCCACTGACGGTTTCTAGATTGCTAGCGGTGATACCATTGAGATTCGACGATCCCTCAATCGTAAACGGGCCCTTGATGTCCTGGACTTCGGGGATGCTGATGGTGCCgctggcggaggaggagatggtcAGGGGGCCGTTAATGGTTTCGCAGTCTCTGAGGGCGTCGGCGTCGGATTGGGAGGATATATTCACGTTTCCTGAGCCTGATTTCCTTAGTTAGCCATGTTACTTCAACCTGTAATGACAGACAGTcctcaaagaagaaaagaaaagggctcgaaaaaaaaaatacataCAAGACTCCGAAGCCAAAATGCCAGTCCCACCGAGCAAAAGCCCCGAAATCGAGCGTACATGTCTTGACTTCATTCGCGCGAGTTACTGTACTGCGATAGGCAAACCGCAGTATAGCACATACAACCCTTCAAGATACAGACCCAAAAGGACAgttaaaataaaaaaaaacactcaaaagaaaatcaaagaaaacaaaaagggtATTTACATGAATAATAACCCTCCAAATGATGGCACTAAAATGAATAATGAACCTCCTAAACAAAAGGACCTGTACTATAATCTAATGTCAAAAACAACCGAGTGGCTGAGCAACTCCCTGAAGAAAAGACACACCACCAGACGCACTACTACTAGTCATAGCTACAGTACATGTATCTATCAAGTTTCTCAAGCCGGAATTCGGAACACAATCCCCCTCCGACAGAGATTGGCTCAATCAGCACCAGTAAACAACTAGAACTTAAACCTCGGagaatactccgtagataGATACTAATCACATCCATCCCGTCTCTCTGCGACGGCGACCCCCGAACCAGAAACTAAGTTGAATTCATCAGGCACGGCGCCAAGATAGGGCAACTTGCTAGCTTGCTGTCCACACAGTTCTACTCAGTATGGTTCTACAGTCTACTACCTACCGGACAGGGAATAGGGCGTAAAATAGTGCAATAGTGCAATGCAACGTGAGCCAGTAGCCCGtaccaaaacaaaaaattaaattaaaaaacttttttaaaaaaaataaaacgATGAAGtaatgaaagagaaagaaaaaacaaaaacaaaaacaccGCCCCAAAGCCATGACCGAAATCCCCACTTTCAGGATCCCTAGTATGATTCTTGGCCCTTGGACCCTTGTTTCGACTTTGGCGTGTTGGCACTGGTTTATATCGGTTTTTGTAGATCTTGGGTTGGCGGCATGTGATTTTCTTGGATTCTCTTTGACTTGGGGATTCTCGGgggttgtgtttgtgtttgtATTTGCTAAAGAGTATTCGAGATGTGTATGTTGTGGTATTGTAGAATGTAATGAGTTTGCTATTCTTATCCGAGTTAGGGCTTTCTGTTAAGTAAGTGATGTCGCTTGGTGCCGCTGGTCCGGAGTGATACTGTGGATGGACTGTGTAGGCAACAGTGTTGTTCACTTTGGTTTCCGACTGCGGGAGCTAAAGTAGCTGGGAAATTTTCCGAGGGTCTGATCGGTGccattggtggtgttgctTCGATCTTCGTTTGATGTTCCATGGGATATATGGATGCCTGGGGGTTGACCGTCTAACAAAGAACGGTATTAGTTCCTCCTTACTACTTTGGCGATCAACTGACTTCATATAGCGCAGGCAATAACATTCTTCACATCTAATCTATTTATATCTCTAATTTCTATATCCTCTATCTCAAGTCCCTGTACGCCAAGACCCACTGGTCGCAACCCCGCTCATCAGGCATCGCGATAATCATTGCATCATGTCCTTATCAAGGTGTTGACTGGTTGCCGGAacgccaacgccaacgccaacgccaacgccaacgccaacaccaaagaaataacaaaagccaaaaaagtAAACCCGTACTATACATCCACGGCTGCAGCTACTATTCCCACGAATCCAATCCCTGCAGCTCGTTCCATTGATCTTCTAATTCGCGAATAATCCATCCCGTGCGCCAGCCCACGGAGCTCTCCACCCGAGTCAGGAACTTGAGCGATCCCCGCTTTTCGACGGGATGGCGCAGGCAGTGTCCATCTATGATATCCCTGGTTAGGACGGGAGAGCGATTTAGCCAAAAAGGGTAAACTCACATCGATATAATAGGTGGCAAGCCATGAAATACGCATTTTCGACGGTTTCGTTCGACGAAGATAGCCCAATCACTTGCACCACGTGGGATGCAATCACTTTCTGCGGAATGTAAGTATATGGAATTGTCAAACACTCCAAAGTACGAACCTCTTCTATACGTCTGAGCCGTGCACGCTCATAGTTGCTCACCACGCCCCAATGGCGGTCAGACGACGTGAGGAGGATTTGACAGGTGTGGTAATATTGCAGCCCGACCACTATAACAGTTAACATATATCTCAGCCCACACTCTGGTCCATACACATACCGGCTGGGGGTGACATAACCCACAACTCGGGAAAAGGTCGATTTTCCGCTGGGTTGGCGTCTTTGTACTGCAAGGGCTGCCAACTGACAGGCCGGTCGCGGTACCACTGTTCCACTCTACTGGACAGATCGTGCCAGTCCTCCTCGTCCACGGCCGCAACATGGCCTTCGGAGCACAGCTGAATGATCCGGGCACagtagaagatgatggtgttggcATAGGCGCCATCATCGCCCCGCTTGAAAACGGATGACCGTTCATAGTTCCGAAGATCAAGCTGCATGGGCTGATTTTGCACAATAGATGCGTAGATGGCCTGCCGGAGGAACTGCCAGCTGGCGGCCTCTGTCAACCCGCCTGACGATGCGGCTCTGGACATAGTATTGAGCAGCCGATTGGAACCGAGCCAATGGCACTTTTCGTCGGTCGTactctccagctcctcataAATCCGCAGAATCACCACCGAGATCAGCATGTTGTCGTCGTATGTTTCCTCCGGCCGTGCGAGAGCGGCGAGCAACAGTTCTACGCATTGGCTGTGATATTCGGAGGCTTCCCAATCACTAGCCCCGGACATGATCGCATCATGTCGTGCAGATAGCGCCAACACCGCCTTCAGAACCATGGGTACATGTAGCGCTCTGCGGGGCACCTCAGTGTTGAAAGTCGATCCCGAGTCACAGATATCCAACTGTTGTATTGGTTAGATCCTCCAGTACTAAGAAGTACGACTGAACCATGTATTCTCCTTACCCAGTGCGATATTTTATTGATATATGAGCGCAACAAGAACGCTTCTCGCGATGTCATCGTCGATGAAGAGGTCGAGCGTGGAGTGGATGGAGTCATTGGCGACCATGTAGTATTGGATGCCAAAGGAGAGACCATGTCATTGACTGCCCCCGGCGAGATCGCCGTGGCTTTGGTTGAATGTTCATCGTGTATTGAGGGTGTCGATATCGCCGGTTCCACGTGTGGGAGGCTAACGGCCTCATTGTGTGGATTCAGAGATCCAGAGATAGGCAGGTGAGTGACGAAGGGATCAGGGATATATGTATGGGGTTCGTCCGAGGAGATCTGCGTATCGCGCTGAGGCTCAGGTGGAACATCACTAATGCTTCCATCCGC
The sequence above is a segment of the Aspergillus oryzae RIB40 DNA, chromosome 3 genome. Coding sequences within it:
- a CDS encoding DUF3431 domain-containing protein (predicted protein), whose product is MSKRRLFRWPAPRTVCLGCLALVFTTLVTMFLYMSEPLDIQPDPEPVNSQVFRQLSEITNTYTNASASEVGLVLAATQKEDLGWLLNYCRDHGTIPFIYTTDTPPAPYLLVPATTRGREATAYLSYIVDFYDQLPKYTIFIHSNVDQWHNDLFGPRTSSVLPHLRLEAVDAQGYVNLRCEHNPGCPTSVNPWEPTQIDIEKDDIRAFFPQVYETLFNVGPEKVPQHIGNVCCGQFAVSRERILQRPRHDYERMLKWAAETELTDSFGVGWVFEKVWHVVFGMEDIYCPRYEQCRCDAYGWCGPLPSGETLQAVRAPRSKGKST
- a CDS encoding putative GPI-anchored cell wall protein Pst1 (predicted protein) yields the protein MTSSSASGVPSFGGLLFIHVRSISGLLLGGTGILASESCSGNVNISSQSDADALRDCETINGPLTISSSASGTISIPEVQDIKGPFTIEGSSNLNGITASNLETVSGPLTITGNGALNSVSLSNLQSVGGELRIQGNEGLKEVRLDDLERVNGNLVLNGDFDRISLGNLENVYGETTIQSSGSFQCSSLDKLVSDKRAFKGSYSCNEKGSGLSSGAKAGIAIGVIIGVILVVLLVWLCIRRQKRQKRKDAVLAGLTAAGVAGAVGNDVEKAENKVPTAVSNTSPSSQDPPSPPSDTEVAASSIPRKPVSPPPPAPVPAALVPGDRSSRVVSSSDDPSLFLRPIPRRRPSESEVPMLDSENVHEAPPPEVGRQQEGLFELDAGPVSGKHQQAIHHE
- a CDS encoding Zn(II)2Cys6 transcription factor (predicted protein); translated protein: MRIGRGCERCRLRHIRCTTRAGASSCNACARLGRTCRLDPPFRFKTVRHVYQKSQGTASKFELEWDSAQTWVNVPRSLTFVQESAEESADGSISDVPPEPQRDTQISSDEPHTYIPDPFVTHLPISGSLNPHNEAVSLPHVEPAISTPSIHDEHSTKATAISPGAVNDMVSPLASNTTWSPMTPSTPRSTSSSTMTSREAFLLRSYINKISHWLDICDSGSTFNTEVPRRALHVPMVLKAVLALSARHDAIMSGASDWEASEYHSQCVELLLAALARPEETYDDNMLISVVILRIYEELESTTDEKCHWLGSNRLLNTMSRAASSGGLTEAASWQFLRQAIYASIVQNQPMQLDLRNYERSSVFKRGDDGAYANTIIFYCARIIQLCSEGHVAAVDEEDWHDLSSRVEQWYRDRPVSWQPLQYKDANPAENRPFPELWVMSPPAVVGLQYYHTCQILLTSSDRHWGVVSNYERARLRRIEEVRTLECLTIPYTYIPQKVIASHVVQVIGLSSSNETVENAYFMACHLLYRYGHCLRHPVEKRGSLKFLTRVESSVGWRTGWIIRELEDQWNELQGLDSWE